From the genome of Silurus meridionalis isolate SWU-2019-XX chromosome 20, ASM1480568v1, whole genome shotgun sequence, one region includes:
- the rxfp3.2a gene encoding relaxin-3 receptor 1, which produces MQHNSSSSTSALPGLGLCGLGVDEGEDLWNRSTGNQRNLSLRCWLQLLSKEAMPELYGDTSSMALRVVIALVYLVVCALGLVGNLLALYLLKSRHRLKRSSINCFVMSLAITDLQFVLTLPFWAVDTALDFRWPFGKVMCKIISSVTTMNMYASVFFLTAMSVARYCSLASSLRMHSPKMASAEVKWASVAIWLVSLLATLPHAVYSTTAQVSDDELCLVRFSDLGNWDPQLLLGLYQTQKVLLGFVIPLIIICVCYLLLLRFVLQKRVSGIPGSDSERGRHKRRSKVTRSVTIVVLSFFLCWLPNQALTLWGVLIKFDLVPFSKAFYNAQAYAFPITVCLAHTNSCLNPVLYCLIRQEYRASLKKLLLRATPSLRNLTNMLRRNKKVADAPPGLAVVQIDAGL; this is translated from the coding sequence ATGCagcacaacagcagcagcagcacttcTGCATTGCCCGGTTTGGGACTATGTGGACTTGGAGTAGACGAAGGTGAAGACCTGTGGAACCGGAGTACCGGGAACCAACGCAACCTCTCTCTTCGCTGCTGGCTTCAGCTGTTGTCCAAAGAAGCAATGCCTGAGCTGTATGGCGACACCTCGAGCATGGCCCTGCGTGTGGTCATCGCTCTTGTCTACCTGGTGGTATGTGCTTTGGGGCTGGTGGGGAACTTGCTGGCACTGTATCTGCTCAAATCTCGGCACCGGCTCAAGCGATCGTCTATAAACTGTTTTGTCATGAGCTTGGCTATAACAGATCTTCAATTTGTATTAACACTTCCATTTTGGGCTGTGGACACTGCCTTGGACTTTCGCTGGCCATTTGGCAAGGTCATGTGCAAGATCATCAGCTCGGTCACCACCATGAATATGTATGCCAGCGTCTTCTTCCTGACAGCAATGAGTGTTGCACGTTACTGTTCTCTGGCCTCATCCTTACGCATGCACAGCCCTAAGATGGCATCGGCTGAGGTGAAATGGGCAAGTGTAGCCATCTGGCTAGTGTCACTGCTGGCAACGCTGCCTCATGCTGTCTACTCAACAACGGCGCAAGTATCAGATGATGAACTTTGCCTTGTACGCTTCTCTGACCTGGGAAACTGGGATCCACAGCTTTTGCTGGGTCTCTATCAGACACAAAAAGTGCTCCTGGGTTTTGTCATTCCACTGATTATTATCTGCGTTTGCTACCTGCTTCTGCTGCGCTTTGTGCTGCAAAAGCGAGTTAGTGGGATCCCCGGCTCGGACAGCGAACGCGGGAGGCACAAGCGGCGTTCCAAAGTCACCAGATCTGTCACCATTGTGGTCCTGTCCTTCTTCCTTTGCTGGCTGCCCAACCAGGCTCTGACACTATGGGGTGTCCTAATCAAGTTTGACTTGGTGCCATTTAGCAAGGCATTCTACAACGCCCAAGCCTACGCTTTTCCCATTACTGTGTGCCTCGCGCACACCAACAGCTGCCTCAATCCAGTGCTTTACTGCCTCATCCGACAGGAGTATCGTGCCAGTCTCAAGAAACTGTTGCTGAGAGCTACACCATCTTTACGCAACCTGACCAATATGCTGCGCAGGAATAAGAAGGTCGCCGATGCACCACCAGGCTTGGCTGTTGTACAGATAGATGCTGGTCTGTGA